In the Thermodesulfovibrio yellowstonii DSM 11347 genome, one interval contains:
- a CDS encoding 16S rRNA (uracil(1498)-N(3))-methyltransferase translates to MSQIRLCVQHCEFFPGKILELSNEDRKYLFNVLRCHPGDTLSIFNGKGKSFHAKIIDLKTIEILQEEELHTEDVFSITLCQALLKGEKMDMIIQKATELGVKKIIPFVSDRCIVRHTRKIGRWEKIAKEASEQSHRSIVPEISNVINFSELIKNIDNGILFWEKATSPLIQTISEVNHDKNIFLLIGPEGGFSQEEVSQAEKMNIKTASLGKRILKAETASIVSVALVSFLLQWKL, encoded by the coding sequence ATGAGTCAAATAAGACTTTGTGTTCAACACTGTGAATTTTTTCCAGGGAAAATTTTAGAACTTTCAAATGAAGACAGAAAATATCTTTTCAATGTTTTAAGATGCCATCCAGGAGATACTCTCTCAATTTTTAATGGTAAAGGAAAAAGCTTTCATGCAAAAATAATTGACTTAAAAACTATAGAGATTCTTCAGGAAGAAGAACTTCATACAGAAGATGTATTTTCAATAACTTTATGTCAAGCTCTACTTAAAGGTGAAAAAATGGATATGATTATACAAAAAGCAACAGAGCTTGGTGTAAAAAAAATTATCCCATTTGTTAGTGACAGATGTATTGTAAGACATACTCGTAAAATTGGAAGATGGGAAAAGATTGCTAAAGAAGCTTCAGAACAATCACATAGAAGCATCGTTCCTGAGATAAGCAATGTGATTAATTTCTCTGAATTGATTAAAAACATAGACAATGGAATTCTTTTCTGGGAAAAGGCTACATCACCTTTAATTCAAACAATATCTGAAGTAAATCATGATAAAAACATATTTTTATTGATAGGACCCGAAGGAGGATTCAGTCAGGAAGAAGTAAGCCAAGCAGAGAAAATGAATATAAAAACAGCTTCCTTAGGCAAAAGAATTTTAAAAGCTGAAACAGCTTCTATAGTCTCAGTTGCATTAGTGAGTTTTTTGCTTCAATGGAAATTGTAA
- the rsfS gene encoding ribosome silencing factor — MDSKEKALKTAEFLHDKKAQDIKILELKELTIITDYFVICSAESTTQVKALAEYLQETMQQEGYKLYGIEGFSHAHWVLMDYGDVIVHIFLEETRRYYDLERLWLDAPRIQIEKITSDKSRAVYR, encoded by the coding sequence ATGGATTCAAAAGAAAAGGCTTTAAAAACAGCAGAATTCCTTCATGACAAAAAAGCGCAGGATATAAAAATTCTTGAGCTGAAAGAGCTTACCATAATAACTGATTACTTTGTAATCTGTTCTGCTGAAAGCACAACCCAAGTGAAAGCACTGGCAGAATATTTACAAGAAACAATGCAACAGGAAGGGTATAAGCTTTACGGAATAGAAGGTTTTTCACATGCTCACTGGGTTTTAATGGATTATGGTGATGTGATTGTTCATATATTTCTTGAAGAAACAAGACGTTACTATGACCTTGAAAGATTATGGCTTGATGCACCAAGAATTCAAATTGAAAAGATTACCTCAGATAAAAGCCGTGCAGTGTATAGATAA
- a CDS encoding energy transducer TonB, protein MKKALIYSCIFHILLFIFMLLLQDYFKSQQPSEPVSIIIVPIAPQMPKMPPSVKALPPKTLEKLPPIRESKQPKYLSAIPKGNQGQKEDKQKETASTGNLKTEKHFTELTPKQSPNIFDKDVIARLSRKSKEKQELETSRGLSFSAKEFNDWGYLERLKEKIERVWQYPPQAAQRGIYGDLYLRFTIDKKGKLVSVELLRTSGYRMLDDAAIKALKDAEPFWPLPDDWQKNTLTITGHFIYTLHGFYLR, encoded by the coding sequence GTGAAAAAAGCTTTAATTTATTCTTGTATTTTCCATATTTTACTATTTATTTTTATGCTGCTTTTACAGGATTATTTTAAGTCTCAACAACCTTCAGAGCCTGTTTCAATTATAATTGTACCTATAGCTCCGCAGATGCCTAAAATGCCACCTTCTGTAAAAGCTCTTCCACCTAAGACATTAGAAAAACTTCCTCCTATAAGAGAATCAAAACAACCAAAATATTTAAGTGCTATTCCAAAAGGAAATCAAGGGCAGAAAGAAGATAAACAGAAAGAAACTGCTTCCACAGGGAATTTAAAAACAGAGAAACATTTTACAGAATTAACTCCTAAGCAGTCTCCTAATATTTTTGATAAAGATGTAATTGCCCGACTTTCAAGAAAATCAAAGGAGAAGCAAGAGTTAGAAACATCACGCGGTTTAAGTTTTTCTGCAAAAGAATTCAATGATTGGGGATACCTTGAAAGACTTAAGGAGAAAATAGAAAGAGTCTGGCAGTATCCTCCTCAGGCTGCTCAGAGAGGTATATATGGTGACCTTTATTTGAGATTTACAATTGATAAAAAAGGCAAACTCGTTTCTGTAGAACTTTTGAGAACATCCGGCTATAGAATGCTTGATGATGCAGCAATTAAAGCACTGAAAGATGCTGAACCATTCTGGCCATTACCTGATGACTGGCAGAAAAATACTCTTACAATAACAGGACATTTTATCTATACACTGCACGGCTTTTATCTGAGGTAA